The proteins below come from a single Methanococcoides sp. AM1 genomic window:
- a CDS encoding molybdopterin-synthase adenylyltransferase MoeB — protein sequence MKLTPDQKERYAKHIIMKAMGEDGQKLLLESRVLCVGSGGLGSPVIQYLAAAGIGTLGIIDDDIVEMSNLQRQVIHAGNLGRSKVESAKEYVESLNPDVTVVAYDMRLGPDNVEGLISDYDVVVDCSDNFATRYLLNDACVLYNKPLFHGSIFMFEGQVMTILPHEGPCYRCIFSSSPSTDAARVAGVMGILPGVVGTMQATEVVKYISRLGKSLVGRMIYYDALGMRFDEITVNKNPKCPVCGDDPKITSIVAENY from the coding sequence ATGAAATTAACTCCTGATCAAAAGGAAAGGTATGCAAAGCATATTATCATGAAGGCCATGGGTGAAGATGGGCAGAAGTTATTACTGGAGTCGCGAGTTCTCTGCGTGGGTTCTGGAGGACTTGGTTCTCCTGTGATACAGTATCTTGCTGCAGCAGGAATAGGAACTCTTGGCATCATCGATGACGATATTGTGGAGATGAGCAATCTACAGCGTCAGGTGATCCATGCAGGTAATCTCGGCAGGTCAAAGGTAGAGTCTGCAAAGGAATATGTGGAAAGCCTGAACCCTGATGTCACAGTGGTGGCTTATGATATGCGTCTGGGGCCTGATAATGTTGAGGGTCTGATCAGTGATTATGATGTTGTTGTGGACTGCTCTGACAATTTTGCTACCCGCTATCTCCTGAACGATGCATGTGTACTGTACAACAAACCTCTCTTCCATGGCAGCATCTTCATGTTCGAGGGCCAGGTCATGACCATTCTTCCTCACGAGGGGCCATGCTATCGCTGCATTTTCTCCAGCTCTCCATCAACTGATGCTGCAAGGGTTGCCGGAGTTATGGGTATTCTTCCCGGGGTGGTTGGGACCATGCAGGCAACAGAGGTTGTGAAGTACATCTCCCGTCTCGGAAAGTCACTGGTAGGGCGCATGATCTACTATGATGCCCTCGGAATGAGGTTTGATGAGATTACTGTGAACAAGAATCCGAAATGTCCAGTGTGTGGGGATGATCCTAAAATAACGTCGATTGTTGCTGAAAATTACTAA